A window from Leptothermofonsia sichuanensis E412 encodes these proteins:
- a CDS encoding QcrA and Rieske domain-containing protein, with amino-acid sequence MDRRTFVTWVGMGWLASCLPVALAACSSTTEDGFHIVGSAADLDQKGQLTYRRFGAETVVVVRDPNQSETLFAVTPKCTHQGCDLQWQSDQKAFVCPCHGARFNADGKVAKGPAGEALKTHPVRIQDDSVQVKV; translated from the coding sequence ATGGATCGTCGCACGTTTGTCACATGGGTTGGCATGGGTTGGCTTGCCAGTTGCTTACCTGTGGCGCTTGCTGCCTGCTCCAGTACCACCGAGGATGGATTTCACATTGTTGGTTCGGCAGCGGATCTCGATCAGAAAGGACAACTGACCTATCGGAGATTTGGGGCTGAAACGGTTGTCGTTGTACGGGATCCAAACCAATCGGAGACTCTCTTTGCAGTTACTCCAAAGTGTACCCACCAGGGTTGTGACCTCCAGTGGCAGAGCGATCAAAAAGCCTTCGTTTGCCCCTGTCACGGAGCACGCTTCAATGCGGATGGTAAAGTGGCAAAGGGTCCGGCAGGAGAGGCCCTAAAGACTCACCCGGTTAGAATCCAGGATGATTCTGTTCAGGTCAAAGTTTAA
- the psbD gene encoding photosystem II D2 protein (photosystem q(a) protein), translated as MITAVGRAPADRGWFDVLDDWLKRDRFVFIGWSGLLLFPCAYLALGGWLTGTTFVTSWYTHGLASSYLEGCNFLTVAVSTPADSFGHSLLFLWGPEAQGDFTRWCQIGGLWTFVALHGAFGLIGFCLRQIEIARLVGIRPYNAIAFTGPIAVFVSVFLMYPLGQSSWFFAPSFGVAGIFRFILFVQGFHNFTLNPFHMMGVAGILGGALLCAIHGATVENTLFQDSEQANTFRAFEPTQSEETYSMVTANRFWSQIFGIAFSNKRWLHFFMLFVPVTGLWMASVGIVGLALNLRAYDFVSQELRAAEDPEFETFYTKNILLNEGIRAWMAPQDQPHEKFIFPEEVLPRGNAL; from the coding sequence ATGATCACCGCAGTCGGACGTGCGCCTGCTGATCGAGGATGGTTCGACGTTCTCGACGACTGGCTGAAGCGCGATCGCTTCGTCTTCATCGGCTGGTCCGGTCTGCTGCTGTTCCCCTGCGCTTACCTGGCGTTGGGCGGCTGGCTGACTGGCACCACCTTTGTCACTTCCTGGTATACCCACGGACTGGCCTCTTCTTATCTGGAAGGCTGCAACTTTTTGACCGTTGCGGTCTCCACCCCGGCGGATAGCTTCGGACACTCCCTGCTGTTTCTGTGGGGACCAGAAGCGCAAGGGGACTTCACCCGCTGGTGTCAGATTGGGGGCCTATGGACCTTTGTGGCTCTGCACGGAGCCTTTGGTCTGATTGGCTTCTGTCTGCGCCAGATAGAGATTGCTCGCCTGGTGGGGATTCGCCCCTACAACGCGATCGCCTTCACCGGCCCGATCGCGGTCTTTGTCAGCGTGTTTCTGATGTACCCGCTGGGACAATCGAGCTGGTTCTTTGCGCCCAGCTTTGGGGTAGCGGGGATTTTCCGGTTCATCCTGTTCGTGCAAGGGTTCCACAACTTCACCCTGAATCCATTCCACATGATGGGTGTGGCGGGGATTCTGGGGGGAGCACTGCTATGTGCGATTCACGGTGCGACCGTGGAGAACACTCTGTTCCAGGACAGCGAGCAAGCCAACACGTTCCGGGCCTTCGAGCCAACCCAGTCGGAAGAAACCTATTCGATGGTGACGGCCAACCGCTTCTGGTCCCAGATTTTTGGGATTGCCTTTTCCAACAAACGGTGGCTGCACTTCTTCATGCTGTTTGTGCCCGTGACCGGGTTGTGGATGGCGAGTGTGGGCATTGTGGGTCTGGCGCTGAACCTGCGGGCATACGACTTTGTGTCGCAGGAATTGCGGGCTGCCGAAGACCCTGAATTTGAAACGTTCTACACGAAGAACATTCTGCTGAATGAGGGCATCCGCGCCTGGATGGCACCTCAGGATCAGCCCCATGAAAAGTTTATCTTCCCTGAGGAGGTTCTACCTCGTGGTAACGCTCTTTAA
- a CDS encoding helix-turn-helix domain-containing protein has product MTSRKLSESDKQTILQLYRQTPETSSTIASRYGVSTSTISRILKSNISEKEYEALIQQKRSGRLSEAEPVEAGVEASSPQPVIEQLEVVTIPPAAEPAPGSNGRRSRRRSSAPVEPPVLPQPESVKPEPPKLAKSRVVAEKSAVTESQSTAAMPDEILTAPEGLAGPVDDEFAVEAIVLQEMLGEELLDQDEEDDLEEDDLDDDLDEDFDDDLDSRLEEGPLLVGAGKALVQVLPLAEATLPKTCYLVVDRSAELIARPLKEFGDLGQIPEAEIQEKTLPVFDNHRVAKRYSNPRTQRVIKLPDGRVLQKTSTHLQAKGITRLLIDGQIYSLN; this is encoded by the coding sequence ATGACCTCTCGCAAGCTTTCTGAGTCTGACAAGCAAACGATTCTCCAACTCTATCGGCAAACCCCTGAAACTAGCTCCACAATTGCCAGTCGGTATGGGGTGAGTACGAGTACTATTAGCCGTATTCTTAAAAGTAATATCTCTGAGAAAGAATATGAGGCGTTGATTCAGCAAAAGCGGAGTGGGCGTCTGAGCGAGGCTGAACCTGTTGAGGCGGGTGTTGAAGCGAGTTCACCTCAGCCAGTGATTGAGCAGTTAGAAGTGGTTACTATTCCGCCAGCAGCAGAGCCAGCCCCTGGATCAAATGGGCGGCGATCGCGCAGGCGATCGTCGGCTCCAGTTGAACCGCCTGTATTGCCTCAACCTGAGTCTGTCAAACCTGAACCTCCTAAATTAGCTAAATCTAGGGTTGTTGCAGAAAAGTCAGCCGTTACAGAAAGTCAGTCAACCGCTGCCATGCCGGATGAAATCCTGACTGCCCCTGAAGGGCTGGCTGGCCCTGTAGACGATGAGTTTGCTGTTGAAGCCATTGTCTTACAGGAAATGCTGGGCGAGGAACTGCTGGACCAGGATGAGGAAGATGACCTGGAGGAGGACGATCTGGACGATGATCTGGATGAAGACTTTGACGATGATCTGGACAGCCGTTTAGAGGAAGGCCCGCTTCTGGTAGGTGCAGGCAAAGCTCTGGTTCAGGTACTGCCGCTGGCAGAGGCAACGCTGCCCAAGACCTGCTATCTGGTTGTTGATCGCTCTGCCGAGCTGATTGCCCGTCCTTTGAAAGAGTTTGGCGATCTGGGGCAAATTCCTGAAGCCGAAATTCAGGAGAAAACGCTACCTGTGTTTGATAATCACCGGGTCGCCAAGCGCTACTCTAATCCCCGCACTCAGCGGGTGATTAAGTTGCCAGATGGTAGAGTTTTGCAAAAAACCTCGACCCACCTGCAAGCAAAGGGAATCACCCGGTTGCTGATTGATGGACAGATCTATTCGCTCAACTAA
- a CDS encoding CBS domain-containing protein has product MPKTVGDVMTRDPITVNPDTPLTDVIRTLAERRISGLPVVDADGKLVGVISETDLMWRESGVTPPAYIMLLDSVIYLENPARYERDLHKALGETVGEVMTRNPTTITPNQSLQEAARLMHEGGVHRLPVLDSTRHVVGILTRGDIVRAMASEQST; this is encoded by the coding sequence ATGCCCAAAACTGTTGGGGATGTTATGACCCGTGATCCAATTACGGTCAACCCCGATACCCCACTGACAGACGTAATTCGCACTCTGGCAGAGCGTCGCATTAGCGGTTTGCCGGTTGTGGATGCGGATGGTAAATTGGTCGGCGTTATTTCGGAGACAGACTTGATGTGGCGAGAATCGGGGGTCACGCCTCCGGCATACATCATGCTGTTGGATAGTGTGATTTATCTGGAAAACCCTGCCCGCTATGAGCGGGATTTGCATAAAGCGTTGGGGGAAACCGTGGGCGAGGTCATGACCCGGAATCCAACCACAATTACACCCAACCAGTCCTTGCAGGAAGCTGCCCGCTTGATGCACGAAGGCGGTGTCCATCGTCTTCCAGTTTTAGACTCAACACGGCATGTGGTAGGAATTTTGACCCGTGGTGATATTGTGCGGGCAATGGCATCGGAGCAATCGACATGA
- the nblB gene encoding phycobilisome degradation protein NblB → MSITPESVKELLNSQDFGDRLRAVNQIRQLPPEDGFQLIQMAARDSNPRVRYAAVSQLSALGHQDLAQTTALLRGRLSDSEPDVQAAAADAMAALKLKDAFDDLQTLYTSTSEWLVQFSIIAALGELGDIRAFPLLEEALNSGNELLQTAAIGSLGELGDERAVRLLTPLATNPDWQIRYRVTQALCRLGGPDSRPALEVLAQDEMAQIAQEARNCLS, encoded by the coding sequence ATGAGCATCACCCCTGAATCTGTTAAAGAATTATTGAATTCACAAGACTTTGGCGATCGCTTGCGGGCAGTCAATCAGATCCGTCAACTGCCTCCGGAAGACGGTTTTCAACTAATCCAGATGGCAGCCAGAGACAGTAACCCTCGTGTTCGTTATGCTGCCGTCAGCCAGCTATCTGCCCTGGGGCATCAGGATCTGGCGCAGACAACTGCTCTCCTGCGGGGGCGTTTGAGCGATTCTGAACCCGATGTTCAGGCCGCCGCCGCCGATGCGATGGCGGCACTCAAATTGAAAGATGCCTTTGACGATTTGCAGACGCTTTACACCTCCACGTCTGAATGGCTGGTTCAATTCAGTATTATTGCGGCTCTAGGAGAATTAGGGGACATTCGGGCATTTCCCCTGCTGGAAGAAGCCCTGAATTCAGGCAATGAATTGCTGCAAACAGCGGCGATCGGCTCCCTCGGAGAATTGGGTGATGAGCGTGCTGTGCGATTACTGACTCCGTTGGCAACCAATCCAGACTGGCAAATTCGCTACCGGGTGACTCAGGCACTCTGTCGTTTGGGGGGACCGGATTCTCGCCCTGCACTTGAAGTCCTGGCTCAGGATGAGATGGCGCAGATTGCTCAGGAAGCCAGGAACTGTCTTAGTTAG
- a CDS encoding CoA-acylating methylmalonate-semialdehyde dehydrogenase, whose product MTAVLQNYIDGEWCASEATEFLDVVNPATTEVLAKVPLSTAGEVDRAAQAAAQAFVNWRRTPAGDRIQYLFKLKVLLENHLEDLARTITQECGKTLAESRGEVRRAIENVEVACGMPTLIQGYNSEDIARGIDEFMIRQPVGVAAAICPFNFPGMIPFWFMPYAIACGNTYIIKPSEKVPLTLQTIMHLLEQTGLPKGVVNLVNGTTEAVDAILEHPLIRAISFVGSTPVARYIYSRAAANGKRAQCQGGAKNPVIVLPDADIAMTTRIMADSAFGCAGQRCLAASVAITVGEARQTFTEAIADTARSRIVGYGLEAGVQMGPVITAQSRSRIEALIQQGVEEGAKVLVDGRQPQIAGYENGYFVRPTILQDIDPTGKIAQTEIFGPVLSLIHLDTLEAAIALINQGHYGNMACLFTSSGAAARQFRYEAEAGNIGINIGVAAPMAFFPFSGWKDSFFGDLHGQGQQAVEFFTQTKVVVERWQEWTRKF is encoded by the coding sequence ATGACAGCCGTTTTGCAGAATTATATTGATGGGGAATGGTGTGCTTCTGAGGCTACGGAGTTCCTGGATGTGGTAAATCCCGCCACAACGGAGGTGCTGGCAAAAGTACCCCTATCGACTGCGGGGGAGGTAGACCGGGCGGCTCAGGCAGCCGCCCAGGCATTTGTGAACTGGCGTCGGACTCCGGCGGGCGATCGCATTCAATACCTGTTCAAACTTAAGGTTTTGCTGGAAAACCATCTGGAGGATCTGGCACGTACCATTACCCAGGAGTGTGGCAAAACTCTGGCAGAGTCAAGGGGAGAAGTGCGGCGGGCGATTGAAAATGTGGAGGTCGCCTGTGGGATGCCGACTCTGATACAGGGCTACAACTCAGAGGATATTGCCAGGGGCATTGATGAATTTATGATACGACAGCCGGTAGGGGTGGCAGCCGCAATCTGTCCCTTTAACTTTCCGGGAATGATTCCTTTCTGGTTCATGCCCTATGCGATCGCCTGTGGCAACACCTACATCATCAAACCGTCGGAGAAGGTGCCATTGACGCTGCAAACCATCATGCATCTACTGGAGCAAACAGGGCTACCCAAAGGTGTGGTCAATCTGGTCAATGGCACAACAGAAGCCGTTGATGCGATTCTGGAACACCCCCTGATCCGGGCAATTAGCTTTGTTGGTTCTACGCCTGTTGCCCGTTACATCTACAGTCGTGCCGCTGCCAATGGCAAACGTGCCCAGTGTCAGGGTGGGGCAAAAAATCCAGTGATTGTGCTACCCGATGCTGATATTGCCATGACAACCCGGATTATGGCAGACAGTGCCTTTGGTTGTGCCGGGCAGCGCTGCCTTGCTGCCTCGGTTGCCATCACCGTTGGAGAAGCCCGCCAAACTTTTACAGAGGCGATCGCTGACACTGCCCGGTCTCGCATCGTGGGCTATGGGCTGGAGGCAGGCGTCCAGATGGGTCCAGTGATCACCGCCCAGAGCCGGAGTCGGATCGAAGCCCTGATTCAACAAGGAGTTGAGGAGGGGGCAAAAGTGCTGGTCGATGGTCGTCAGCCCCAGATTGCTGGCTATGAAAATGGCTATTTCGTTCGTCCTACCATCCTGCAAGACATTGACCCGACTGGCAAAATTGCCCAGACAGAAATCTTCGGTCCTGTGCTCAGTCTGATTCATTTGGACACCCTTGAGGCGGCGATCGCCCTGATTAATCAGGGACACTATGGCAATATGGCATGTTTATTCACCAGCAGTGGAGCCGCCGCCCGCCAGTTCCGCTATGAGGCTGAAGCCGGAAATATTGGAATCAATATTGGGGTTGCCGCCCCAATGGCGTTCTTCCCCTTCAGTGGCTGGAAAGATAGCTTCTTTGGTGACCTGCATGGACAGGGGCAGCAGGCAGTTGAGTTTTTTACCCAGACAAAGGTGGTGGTTGAACGCTGGCAGGAGTGGACGAGGAAATTTTAG